From Halanaeroarchaeum sulfurireducens, a single genomic window includes:
- a CDS encoding nucleotidyltransferase family protein, translating into MGDAEAIRTELAALKSELEGEYPIRDLGVFGSYARDEQGPESDLDVLVTFDRPVSLFELVRLENEISDRLDRDVDLVTRESLKPRIRSAVDEDVVYV; encoded by the coding sequence ATGGGAGACGCCGAAGCGATTCGAACCGAACTCGCCGCACTCAAATCGGAACTCGAGGGGGAGTACCCGATTCGGGATCTCGGCGTCTTCGGATCGTATGCCCGGGACGAACAGGGGCCCGAGAGTGATCTCGATGTCCTCGTCACGTTCGACCGGCCGGTCTCGCTCTTCGAACTCGTCCGACTGGAGAACGAAATTTCAGACCGACTCGACCGTGATGTCGACCTCGTCACTCGCGAGTCGCTCAAACCCCGAATCAGGTCGGCCGTCGACGAGGACGTCGTCTACGTATGA
- a CDS encoding type II toxin-antitoxin system HicB family antitoxin yields the protein MSTGIEPTITLTEEEDWWVARDTETGVASQGRTKTAALDNLDEALAGYRGEGRTPSDEELREAGIDPERNVSDASLPEELE from the coding sequence ATGAGTACCGGTATCGAACCGACCATCACGCTCACCGAAGAGGAGGACTGGTGGGTCGCGCGTGACACCGAGACGGGCGTCGCCAGCCAGGGCCGGACGAAGACGGCTGCGCTGGACAATCTCGACGAAGCACTCGCAGGGTATCGGGGCGAGGGCCGCACACCGAGCGACGAGGAACTTCGGGAGGCCGGAATCGACCCCGAGCGGAACGTCTCGGACGCGTCGCTCCCTGAGGAACTCGAATAA
- a CDS encoding type II toxin-antitoxin system HicA family toxin: MGRRRYSGEDVRKVLVNHGPFYVDRIRGDHYILRWEPPADHDSSSRTVPVPDHDDLSTGTLRAIGEQAGMKDFQAFLDWLDRNS; the protein is encoded by the coding sequence ATGGGGCGCAGACGATACTCCGGTGAAGACGTTCGCAAAGTCCTGGTCAACCACGGACCATTCTACGTGGATCGGATCAGAGGTGACCATTACATTCTTCGATGGGAGCCGCCCGCAGACCACGATTCCTCGTCGAGAACGGTGCCAGTACCAGATCACGACGATCTCTCGACTGGAACGCTCCGGGCTATTGGCGAGCAGGCTGGGATGAAAGATTTTCAGGCGTTCCTGGATTGGCTCGACCGAAACAGCTAA
- a CDS encoding type II toxin-antitoxin system VapC family toxin, whose translation MSVFVDTGVLYAHHDTDASRHESAVSALEAIFRSQEYGRVYTSDYVYDEVVTLTQRRTGRVADGVAVGRRIRGDGYPNAIELLHSSPSLFADAVSVYEAYADHELSFTDAMSVVLVRFHDIDSILSFDDFDGVVERFKPEDA comes from the coding sequence ATGAGCGTCTTCGTCGACACGGGCGTCCTGTATGCCCACCATGACACCGATGCGAGTCGGCACGAGAGTGCCGTCTCCGCCCTCGAGGCAATTTTTCGCTCGCAAGAATATGGGCGGGTCTACACGAGCGATTACGTCTACGACGAAGTGGTGACGCTCACGCAGCGACGAACCGGTCGGGTTGCTGACGGGGTCGCGGTCGGTCGCCGAATTCGTGGAGACGGGTATCCGAATGCGATCGAGTTGCTGCACTCGTCTCCGTCGCTGTTTGCGGACGCCGTCTCGGTGTACGAAGCGTACGCAGACCACGAACTCAGTTTCACCGATGCGATGAGCGTGGTACTGGTGCGCTTTCACGATATCGATTCGATACTGAGTTTCGACGACTTCGACGGTGTGGTCGAACGGTTCAAGCCTGAAGACGCGTGA
- a CDS encoding DUF2061 domain-containing protein yields the protein MQSHRRSIAKAASYRVFATGTVFAIALMFTGSLAPAAKIGLTAAVAKTTLYYLWERVWNRIAWGRAATESN from the coding sequence ATGCAATCCCACCGTCGCTCCATCGCGAAAGCCGCGAGTTACCGGGTCTTCGCCACGGGCACGGTGTTCGCCATCGCCCTCATGTTCACCGGCAGCCTCGCCCCCGCGGCGAAGATCGGCCTGACGGCCGCCGTCGCGAAGACGACGTTATACTACCTCTGGGAACGCGTCTGGAACCGCATCGCCTGGGGCCGCGCCGCCACAGAGTCGAACTGA